The following proteins come from a genomic window of Metarhizium brunneum chromosome 2, complete sequence:
- the ZPR1 gene encoding Zinc finger protein ZPR1 yields MSADDRKEETAQNPTEFFESIGNKVAGFSATTNDATQEDEEYRPVEEIESLCMNCGENGVTRLLLTAIPYFREVVIMSFSCEHCNVQNNEIQAAGTVQPKGTHYELRLTSLEDFSRQVVKSDTATVKFIEMDLEIPPGRGQLTNVEGLLTTVMDDLEMNQEARKEQSPEVAEKIAEIITKGRSMLAGDAFPFRFYVDDPAGNSFIAPDLKDGVGKWEKREFVRTPEQNALLGLGDTTEAPADFTNPGLTADGEIIPNEVYSFPASCPGCMHSCTTHMKMVDIPHFKQVVLMSTVCDHCGYRSNDVKTGGEIPELGEKITLTVQDATDLARDILKSETCGLECPELQLQVNPGTLGGRFTTVEGLLTQVRNDLHSQIFEVNGPGQGGDSLSSSEKTQWDAFFAGLDAAIKGEKEFTVILTDPFASSFVQPLVDPPAPDPKIKRENYQRTEEEEEELGLKDMKVEGYEEPENTGGQDE; encoded by the exons ATGTCTGCTGACGACAGGAAAGAAGAGACGGCGCAGAACCCGACCGAGTTCTTCGAGTCCATCGGTAACAAGGTTGCGGGCTTCTCGGCCACCACTAATGACGCCACccaggaagacgaagagtATCGACCCGTCGAGGAGATTGAATCGCTTTGCATGAACTGCGGCGAGAAT GGCGTCACCCGCCTCCTTCTCACAGCGATCCCCTACTTTCGCGAAGTTGTCATCATGTCCTTCTCCTGCGAGCACTGCAACGTGCAAAACAACGAGATCCAAGCTGCCGGCACCGTCCAGCCAAAAGGAACACATTACGAGCTTCGTCTCACAAGCCTCGAAGACTTTTCGCGGCAAGTCGTCAAGTCCGACACCGCCACCGTCAAGTTCATCGAAATGGATCTTGAGATCCCCCCGGGCCGCGGCCAACTCACGAACGTCGAGGGTCTGCTTACCACCGTCATGGATGACCTCGAAATGAACCAAGAAGCCCGAAAAGAACAATCTCCCGAAGTTGCCGAAAAGATTGCCGAGATCATCACCAAAGGACGTTCCATGCTCGCTGGTGACGCATTTCCCTTCCGCTTCTATGTCGATGACCCGGCCGGCAATTCCTTCATCGCACCCGACCTCAAAGACGGCGTAGGAAAATGGGAGAAGCGCGAGTTTGTCCGCACCCCGGAACAAAACGCCCTCCTCGGTCTCGGCGACACCACCGAAGCACCTGCCGACTTCACCAACCCGGGCCTCACGGCAGACGGTGAAATCATCCCCAACGAAGTATACAGCTTCCCAGCCAGCTGTCCTGGCTGCATGCACTCCTGCACAACGCATATGAAAATGGTCGACATCCCGCATTTCAAACAAGTCGTCCTCATGTCCACCGTCTGTGACCACTGCGGCTACCGCTCCAACGATGTCAAAACCGGCGGCGAAATCCCCGAGCTCGGCGAGAAAATCACACTCACCGTACAAGATGCCACCGACCTTGCCCGTGATATCCTCAAATCCGAAACGTGCGGCCTCGAGTGTCCCGAGCTGCAGCTCCAAGTCAACCCTGGCACGCTGGGCGGGCGCTTCACCACAGTAGAAGGCCTCCTCACACAAGTCCGCAACGACCTGCACAGCCAAATCTTCGAAGTCAACGGCCCGGGGCAAGGTGGCGACTCGCTGAGCTCCTCTGAAAAGACGCAGTGGGATGCCTTCTTCGCGGGACTGgatgccgccatcaagggCGAAAAGGAATTCACTGTCATCCTGACGGATCCGTTTGCGAGCAGTTTTGTGCAACCACTTGTCGATCCACCTGCTCCTGATCCCAAGATTAAAAGGGAGAATTATCAGCGGactgaagaggaggaggaggagttgGGGCTAAAAGATATGAAGGTTGAGGGATACGAGGAGCCTGAAAATACCGGCGGCCAAGATGAGTAA
- the GDE1 gene encoding Glycerophosphocholine phosphodiesterase GDE1 translates to MQSLWARAGQAHRCGCRACSTAIGAAGRRATGATGRRKATFAEIFTACYSSVFATAAIVDAVRKDDRRRELDRQLEAARRELSELQERSSSTSSQVEANAPDLSMQQMDTLWKSLKAIYRNRPFMKEIDKPAVIDASELIANLKREYYNTPGEPSLHSSRQINYDQLERAIMAEERDSRIGSRESLSQAQLVRESLSVEYLVEQLLCRAEILDNSSVECPSFDEARGLAAKGYPNFSFRSVDPGKAAKNTITLNNQIRSLVNTHDLSWKEKIGRVCFNLLVSAHPPDMHTYNTLIVAFDRSGHHVFSDALVYSFFHRRLLKPTPSTFTAILNHYRVTRNHGQFLRTLACLTGLDVRSGGKMGRRHIKDIESWGMEKWAANTKLRTSTGNWVWEHVPLNVPLVETIINGLLHFKLFDEAASFFVSCMRSGVALSTSVVKQLFDECVAALDWRAAVRLIRGLSDSQKRWEILLSQEDADTAAHLVGRAFALIDICGLSSRREPEGRLISLDISGPKLNRLLESLSKANLLLPDVNVHPGSFQDARTREGAEMTLSKSRLLQLESMWKEYEFVRKTTNSIESKLLYPEFSSTFRTSMAIHIGKSAVQRSVILAREFQDVVPASGSLSLQSPREAHSDQPSEEERLSEEMEAMAVNDEWTEQEGGPKLREAQIATRGWSRKQDGLVSEHVPEWAASYINYKGLKKLVKALAQKAGNGETVDPAELFFALDRNLEDVDSFYNRKFAEACRRLNILHNRYGRVPDVVATLDQDEVEEVMGALLELRTQLRNLQWFGEINRRGFVKITKKLDKRVPQISYQHRYISTKVDPKQFAKDGNISRLLAEINRWLSVLTDAQQIDDSMSDRSTRSLGRASAKAMLNLPQSQLDILDHAVRNDDVSSLKWGLTDANVGSDSFAHSLLLNLLQRSISARSRQCITYLLTQVNDLDEPDDINGRNCIHRLVIHIGRTKSSTQDDESSAYPVPLGTQFTNRHLQPAVSAAVPVKAINTRESNLLSKDDEAVQILIYLLDQLSESQRAALKGRDSFGRLPLHYAAQFGFVVVCQIIMKYMQDWNQFDAKDGIDAPEWHDNDGFAPLHLSVIGGHPLTTQALLQGENWQGSSEAKVQIRKTIPKSGASLALATKSNYEPIVKMLVDAGVDINWTDKTGETALHIAARFGHEDCARIILRGSGSQKANMELAENSYSWTPLHVAAVDGALSVIRLLVDAGADVSKPDASGWTAKEHAALRGHMDIARFLAGHTNEEEAAARIAQGMQQSNPPENSSIDGRRSNIPNSNTPRPAEPVKTFGHRYLTDESLVLVSLGSMDTRKNTEAVHLDSVPLTEAHSTQLDTALSVVVSANGAHGDPTTIDLPVHEGISTEPIVFKTKDATKVKLLFDIIPTYSGSEKNKIGRAVALLPSVKKTIGSRRMNLQGDVCVPIMSSNLEVIGTVNFNFLVITPFYHPNIEITSRQTYWRKVSSTMLIGHRGLGKNLTSNKSLQLGENTLPSFIAAANLGAQYVEFDVQLTKDHVPVIYHDFLVSETGIDAPVHTLTLEQFLHINPDKARDRGYKNGANTDSLDDLTIRPRSNSFAPPKRSLSMGYAGTGNEEMEERMKHTRDFKAKGYKANSRGNFIQAPFATLEDLFRQLPEEIGFNMELKYPMLHESEEHEMDTYAVELNSFCDTVLSKVYDLAENRHIIFSSFNPDICLCLSFKQPSIPILFLTDAGCSPVGDIRASSLQEAIRFASRWNLLGIVSAAEPLINSPRLVKVVKEIGLVCVSYGVLNNDPLMVQRQVKEGIDAVIVDSVLAIRKGLTSGESTVDGSNGSPTSEDSLKLDIEEK, encoded by the exons ATGCAATCGCTCTGGGCTAGAGCCGGTCAGGCTCATCGTTGCGGGTGCAGGGCCTGCAGCACCGCAATCGGTGCTGCTGGTAGACGAGCTACCGGAGCTACTGGACGACGCAAAGCGACCTTTGCAGAGATATTCACAGCATGTTACAGCTCAGTCTTTGCGACGGCTGCAATCGTGGATGCCGTACGAAAAGATGATCGCAGAAGGGAGCTGGACCGGCAGTTGGAGGCAGCTAGGAGGGAATTGAGCGAATTGCAGGAAAGGTCGTCATCAACGTCGTCGCAGGTGGAAGCCAATGCGCCAGACCTGTCAATGCAGCAGATGGATACACTTTGGAAAAGCCTTAAAGCGATTTACCGAAATCGACCATTCATGAAGGAAATCGACAAACCGGCGGTGATCGACGCATCTGAGCTGATCGCTAATTTGAAGAGAGAATACTATAATACCCCAGGAGAACCTTCGTTGCACTCTTCAAGGCAGATCAATTACGACCAATTGGAAAGAGCAATCATGGCTGAAGAGCGAGATAGTCGAATTGGCTCCCGGGAGTCCCTTAGTCAAGCCCAGTTGGTTCGCGAATCCCTCAGTGTTGAGTATCTCGTTGAACAATTACTTTGCCGCGCCGAGATACTCGACAATAGCTCAGTTGAATGCCCATCGTTCGATGAGGCTAGAGGGCTGGCGGCGAAAGGATACCCAAACTTTTCTTTTCGATCCGTAGACCCGGGCAAAGCGGCGAAGAACACGATAACCTTGAATAATCAAATTCGATCTCTGGTCAATACCCATGACCTCAGCTGGAAAGAGAAAATCGGCAGAGTCTGCTTCAACCTTCTCGTCTCCGCACACCCCCCcgacatgcatacatacaacaccCTCATTGTTGCATTTGACAGATCgggccatcatgtcttctCCGACGCCTTGGTCTACTCATTCTTCCATAGACGGCTCTTGAAGCCTACTCCGTCCACCTTTACAGCGATTCTTAACCATTACCGAGTAACACGTAACCACGGGCAGTTTCTTCGCACCCTCGCATGTCTTACCGGATTAGATGTTAGGTCTGGTGGGAAGATGGGAAGACGTCATATCAAAGACATTGAAAGCTGGGGGATGGAGAAGTGGGCAGCGAATACTAAGCTCCGCACAAGCACAGGAAATTGGGTTTGGGAACATGTTCCTCTCAATGTACCGTTGGTGGAAACCATTATAAACGGCCTCCTCCACTTCAAGCTTTTCGACGAGGCTGCTTCATTCTTCGTCTCTTGCATGCGTTCTGGAGTCGCCCTGAGTACCAGCGTCGTCAAACAGCTCTTTGACGAGTGTGTTGCTGCGCTTGATTGGAGAGCAGCGGTGAGACTGATTCGAGGTCTGTCAGACAGTCAGAAGAGGTGGGAAATTCTCCTGTCGCAAGAAGATGCCGACACTGCAGCACATCTTGTTGGCAGGGCTTTCGCTCTGATCGATATTTGCGGCCTCAGCAGTCGCAGAGAACCGGAGGGACGCCTGATCAGCTTGGACATCTCTGGACCCAAACTCAACAGGCTCTTGGAATCACTATCAAAAGCAAATCTTCTTCTACCTGATGTAAATGTACACCCTGGTAGCTTCCAAGACGCCCGCACGAGGGAAGGTGCTGAGATGACTCTGTCAAAGAGCCGACTGCTACAACTCGAGAGTATGTGGAAGGAATATGAGTTTGTCCGAAAGACTACAAACTCGATCGAGAGCAAATTATTGTACCCCGAGTTTTCATCAACGTTCAGAACATCTATGGCCATACATATTGGCAAATCGGCCGTCCAGAGATCTGTGATACTGGCTCGGGAATTTCAGGACGTTGTACCAGCCAGTGGATCACTGTCACTTCAGTCACCGCGAGAGGCTCATAGTGACCAACCCTCAGAGGAGGAACGCTTGTCGGAAGAGATGGAGGCAATGGCTGTAAATGATGAGTGGACGGAGCAAGAAGGAGGACCGAAACTACGAGAAGCGCAAATAGCTACAAGAGGCTGGAGTAGGAAACAAGACGGACTGGTCTCTGAGCAT GTCCCCGAGTGGGCGGCTTCGTACATCAACTACAAGGGCCTCAAGAAACTCGTCAAAGCTCTGGCACAGAAAGCAGGAAATGGAGAAACGGTAGATCCAGCAG AACTCTTCTTTGCCCTCGACCGTAATCTTGAAGATGTCGACTCTTTCTACAACAGGAAGTTCGCAGAGGCATGCCGGCGGTTGAATATCCTCCACAACCGCTATGGCCGCGTCCCCGACGTCGTGGCAACTCTTGACCAGGATGAGGTTGAAGAGGTCATGGGCGCCTTGCTCGAATTGCGAACACAGCTGAGAAATCTGCAATGGTTCGGCGAGATCAACCGCAGAGGCTTTGTCAAGATTACCAAGAAACTTGACAAGAGAGTCCCACAGATTTCATATCAACACCGTTACATCTCTACCAAGGTTGACCCGAAGCAGTTTGCCAAGGATGGGAACATTAGTCGATTGCTGGCTGAGATCAATCGCTGGTTATCTGTTCTCACTGATGCTCAGCAAATTGACGATTCCATGTCGGATCGCTCTACTCGCTCACTCGGTCGTGCCtccgccaaggccatgctCAACCTGCCACAGTCACAGTTGGACATTTTGGATCATGCTGTTCGCAATGACGATGTCTCGTCCCTCAAATGGGGACTCACAGACGCCAATGTAGGCTCAGACTCGTTTGCTCACAGCTTGCTGCTCAATCTTCTTCAGCGATCCATCTCTGCCCGTTCAAGGCAGTGCATCACTTACCTCCTTACCCAAGTCAATGATTTGGACGAGCCCGATGACATCAATGGCCGAAACTGCATCCATCGACTAGTCATTCACATCGGCCGTACAAAGTCTTCGACCCAGGATGATGAATCGAGCGCGTATCCCGTTCCTCTTGGAACACAGTTCACCAACCGGCATCTGCAGCCGGCAGTGTCTGCAGCCGTTCCCGTTAAAGCTATCAATACTAGGGAATCTAACCTTCTTTCAAAAGACGATGAAGCAGTTCAAATACTTATTTACCTTCTGGATCAGCTTAGTGAAAGCCAGCGTGCGGCTCTGAAGGGCCGTGATTCCTTTGGACGTCTTCCTTTGCATTATGCTGCCCAGTTTGGATTTGTTGTTGTCTGCCAAATCATCATGAAATACATGCAGGATTGGAACCAGTTTGACGCCAAGGACGGCATTGACGCTCCTGAATGGCATGACAATGATGGTTTTGCACCACTCCACTTGAGTGTTATTGGGGGTCATCCCTTGACCACGCAGGCATTGCTTCAAGGCGAAAACTGGCAGGGAAGTAGTGAGGCCAAGGTTCAGATTCGAAAGACCATTCCCAAATCTGgcgcctccttggccttggccacaaAGTCCAACTATGAGCCAATTGTCAAAATGCTTGTTGACGCAGGCGTAGATATCAACTGGACTGACAAGACCGGTGAAACCGCCTTGCACATTGCAGCCAGATTCGGTCATGAAGATTGTGCCCGTATCATTCTTCGCGGAAGCGGCTCCCAAAAGGCCAACATGGAGCTTGCTGAAAACTCTTATTCTTGGACACCTCTCCATGTGGCAGCTGTCGACGGAGCGCTCTCTGTTATACGACTTCTCGTTGATGCTGGCGCCGACGTTTCCAAGCCCGATGCGTCAGGCTGGACAGCTAAGGAACATGCCGCGCTCCGTGGACACATGGATATCGCTCGGTTCCTCGCTGGGCATACCAACGAAGAGGAAGCTGCTGCGAGAATCGCACAGGGCATGCAACAGTCAAACCCACCAGAGAACTCATCCATTGACGGAAGGCGCTCCAATATACCAAACAGCAATACTCCCCGTCCTGCCGAGCCTGTCAAGACCTTTGGACATCGGTACCTCACCGACGAAAGCCTGGTGCTTGTGAGCCTAGGATCGATGGACACTAGAAAGAACACGGAGGCTGTTCATCTTGACAGCGTGCCTCTCACCGAGGCGCACAGTACGCAGTTGGACACGGCTCTTTCCGTGGTTGTGAGCGCTAATGGTGCCCATGGCGACCCGACCACCATTGATCTTCCAGTTCACGAGGGAATTTCTACCGAACCCATCGTTTTCAAGACAAAAGACGCAACCAAGGTCAAGCTGCTGTTTGACATTATCCCAACCTACTCGGGAAGcgagaagaacaagattGGCCGTGCTGTTGCGCTACTCCCATCAGTAAAGAAGACGATTGGCTCGCGGCGCATGAATCTACAAGGAGATGTTTGCGTGCCTATCATGTCCAGTAACCTGGAAGTCATTGGCACTGTCAATTTCAACTTTCTGGTCATTACACCCTTTTACCATCCCAACATCGAGATTACATCACGGCAAACATACTGGAGGAAGGTGTCATCCACCATGCTGATTGGTCATCGCGGCCTGGGCAAGAATCTCACATCCAACAAGTCACTGCAGCTCGGAGAGAATACTCTGCCATCATTCATTGCCGCTGCCAATCTTGGCGCCCAGTACGTTGAATTCGATGTCCAGCTGACCAAAGACCACGTTCCTGTCATCTACCACGACTTCCTCGTCAGTGAGACGGGCATTGACGCTCCAGTCCATACCCTCACCTTGGAACAGTTCCTTCACATCAACCCTGACAAGGCCAGAGATCGAGGGTATAAGAATGGCGCCAACACCGACAGCCTTGATGATCTCACTATCCGACCCCGTAGCAATAGCTTTGCACCGCCGAAACGGTCCTTGTCTATGGGCTATGCTGGCACCGGGAatgaggagatggaggagcGCATGAAGCACACTAGGGACTTCAAGGCGAAGGGATACAAGGCCAACTCTCGGGGAAATTTTATTCAAGCTCCCTTTGCCACCTTGGAAGACTTATTCCGCCAGTTGCCAGAGGAGATTGGTTTTAACATGGAACTCAAGTACCCCATGCTTCACGAGAGTGAGGAGCACGAGATGGACACGTATGCGGTGGAGCTCAACTCATTCTGCGATACAGTCTTGTCCAAGGTATACGATTTGGCGGAAAATCGCCACATCATCTTCAGCTCCTTCAACCCGGACATCTGCCTGTGTCTCAGCTTTAAGCAGCCTTCTATACCTATCCTGTTTCTTACGGACGCAGGATGTAGCCCTGTGGGCGACATTCGCGCGTCCTCACTACAGGAGGCTATTCGATTCGCCAGTCGATGGAATTTGCTGGGCATTGTGTCTGCTGCGGAGCCATTGATCAACAGCCCTCGTTTGGTCAAGGTGGTCAAAGAGATTGGTTTAGTCTGCGTCAGCTATGGTGTATTAAACAATGATCCCCTTATGGTTCAG AGACAAGTAAAAGAAggcatcgacgccgtcattGTCGACAGCGTCCTGGCCATCCGAAAGGGTCTTACCAGTGGCGAATCGACCGTCGACGGATCCAATGGCTCACCTACATCGGAGGACTCATTGAAACTTGACATTGAAGAGAAGTAG
- the art1 gene encoding Arrestin family protein 1, protein MASAPASVRVSGPPNSSFLIGYPGISATLPRIEGKVEIRPGQGYSMPVPVSLVRICLQRRETIHPDADSLTKRHLGTPRKETTDVVGKEVLLFRCATGKEAESVIAMDLPFVLFIPFGRGGEETNRRIPPASLQLPSRTAETYYELVVTVQQGHSNQYKYNFPVPLQRYDTLSTFGMYNKPETKLVTSDNVVHLGINLPRWSYGPGDPITVYIKLSPNPDWLTKAKRVSIEKITLAIEEEVTYNHEGDEPVKKVNKLCKQLQTVKMKVPEAGYATNIGLVFPCKDLRDPDGIVRRGKPAFPLYEVSSFTTTASLYKIEFYLSIKVQLSGARDVNLRQPIVICPLDQQACKEEMDAIEQAAKDAAHVDPNNPMLPARTIILANDRDSLRALGLCLVGGQKKPFID, encoded by the exons ATGGCCTCGGCGCCAGCCAGCGTGAGGGTCTCCGGGCCCCCAAATAGCAGCTTTCTCATCGGCTACCCTGGCATCTCAGCCACCTTG CCCCGAATAGAAGGCAAAGTCGAGATTCGACCGGGGCAAGGCTATTCTATGCCCGTACCCGTATCGTTAGTCCGAATATGTTTACAACGACGGGAAACTATCCACCCCGATGCCGATAGTTTGACGAAACGCCACCTCGGTACCCCACGAAAAGAGACGACGGATGTTGTTGGCAAGGAAGTCCTGCTATTCCGTTGCGCAACTGGAAAGGAGGCTGAGAGTGTCATCGCCATGGACCTACCGTTTGTGCTGTTTATCCCTTTTGGACGTGGCGGAGAAGAAACAAACCGGAGGATCCCCCCTGCGTCTCTGCAGCTCCCAAGCAGGACAGCCGAGACGTATTACGAACTTGTTGTCACCGTACAGCAAGGCCATAGCAATCAATACAAATACAACTTTCCGGTACCATTACAACGATACGACACGCTCTCCACATTTGGCATGTATAACAAGCCAGAAACGAAGCTCGTCACATCAGATAATGTCGTTCATCTGGGCATCAACCTACCGCGATGGAGTTACGGCCCCGGCGACCCCATCACCGTGTACATCAAGCTATCACCCAACCCAGACTGGTTGACCAAAGCAAAACGGGTTAGCATAGAAAAGATTACTCTCGCCATCGAGGAGGAAGTTACATATAACCACGAAGGGGATGAGCCGGTAAAGAAGGTCAACAAACTGTGCAAGCAGCTACAGACGGTCAAGATGAAGGTCCCAGAGGCCGGATACGCCACCAACATCGGACTCGTGTTTCCGTGCAAAGACTTGAGAGATCCCGATGGCATTGTGAGGAGAGGCAAGCCAGCATTTCCATTGTACGAGGTTTCGTCATTTACCACTACGGCATCACTCTACAAGATTGAGTTTTATTTAAGCATCAAG GTTCAGTTAAGTGGTGCTCGCGACGTCAACCTGAGACAACCCATCGTTATATGCCCTCTTGACCAGCAAGCTTGCAAGGAAGAAATGGACGCAATAGAGCAAGCAGCAAAGGATGCAGCTCATGTCGATCCCAACAATCCGATGTTGCCTGCTCGAACTATTATTTTGGCTAATGACCGGGACTCATTGCGGGCCCTGGGCTTGTGTCTTGTTGGAGGACAGAAGAAGCCGTTTATTGATTAA